The Ahaetulla prasina isolate Xishuangbanna chromosome 3, ASM2864084v1, whole genome shotgun sequence genome window below encodes:
- the LPAR3 gene encoding lysophosphatidic acid receptor 3 isoform X1, whose product MNAILKTRMNECHYDKRMDFFYNRSNADTADEWSGTTLVIVLCFGTFFCFFIFLSNSLVIAAVVKNKKFHYPFYYLLANLAAADFFAGIAYVFLMFNTGPVSRTLSVNRWFLRQGLLDTSLTASLANLLVIAVERHISIVKMRVHSNLTKKRVTFFILLIWAIAIFMGAVPTLGWNCLCDISTCSSLAPIYSRSYLIFWTVSNLGVFFIMVVVYIRIYMYVQRKTNVLSPHTSGSISRRKTPMKLMKTVMAVLGAFIVCWTPGLVVLLLDGLNCTHCEVQNVKRWFLLLALLNSIMNPIIYSYKDDEMSNTMRRMICCSFEERSQERRSSRIPSAVLGRSIDSSSQYLENGISQVTISGKENT is encoded by the exons ATG AATGCAATTCTCAAGACCAGGATGAATGAATGCCACTATGATAAACGCATGGACTTCTTTTATAATAGGAGTAATGCTGATACGGCGGACGAGTGGTCAGGGACGACTCTTGTAATTGTTTTATGTTTTGGcacctttttttgtttctttattttcctttcaaaCTCATTGGTCATAGCTGCTGTAGTAAAAAACAAGAAGTTCCACTACCCCTTTTATTATTTGCTAGCCAACCTCGCTGCTGCAGATTTTTTTGCAGGTATCGCTTATGTATTTTTGATGTTCAACACTGGCCCAGTGTCAAGAACATTAAGTGTAAACAGATGGTTTTTGCGCCAGGGACTTTtggacacaagtttgacagcttCTCTGGCCAACTTACTGGTAATTGCTGTTGAGCGGCACATATCTATTGTGAAGATGAGGGTTCATAGTAATCTCACCAAGAAGAGGGTCACGTTTTTTATTTTGTTGATCTGGGCCATAGCGATTTTCATGGGCGCGGTGCCCACATTGGGCTGGAATTGCCTGTGCGACATTTCCACCTGCTCTTCTCTAGCTCCTATTTATAGCAGGAGTTATTTGATATTTTGGACAGTCTCCAATCTGGGAGTTTTCTTCATCATGGTTGTTGTATACATAAGAATCTACATGTATGTCCAGAGAAAAACAAATGTTTTGTCTCCGCATACTAGTGGATCCATTAGCCGCAGGAAAACTCCAATGAAACTTATGAAGACCGTCATGGCAGTGTTAG GTGCTTTTATTGTGTGCTGGACTCCTGGACTTGTAGTACTACTCCTTGATGGTTTGAATTGCACTCATTGTGAGGTTCAGAATGTGAAACGGTGGTTCCTTCTCCTAGCTCTGCTGAACTCTATCATGAATCCAATAATTTACTCTTACAAAGACGACGAGATGTCAAATACTATGAGGCGCATGATTTGTTGCTCATTTGAGGAGAGAAGCCAGGAGCGCCGGTCTTCAAGGATCCCCTCTGCGGTGCTCGGCAGGAGCATAGATTCCTCTAGTCAGTACTTG
- the LPAR3 gene encoding lysophosphatidic acid receptor 3 isoform X2, translating to MNECHYDKRMDFFYNRSNADTADEWSGTTLVIVLCFGTFFCFFIFLSNSLVIAAVVKNKKFHYPFYYLLANLAAADFFAGIAYVFLMFNTGPVSRTLSVNRWFLRQGLLDTSLTASLANLLVIAVERHISIVKMRVHSNLTKKRVTFFILLIWAIAIFMGAVPTLGWNCLCDISTCSSLAPIYSRSYLIFWTVSNLGVFFIMVVVYIRIYMYVQRKTNVLSPHTSGSISRRKTPMKLMKTVMAVLGAFIVCWTPGLVVLLLDGLNCTHCEVQNVKRWFLLLALLNSIMNPIIYSYKDDEMSNTMRRMICCSFEERSQERRSSRIPSAVLGRSIDSSSQYLENGISQVTISGKENT from the exons ATGAATGAATGCCACTATGATAAACGCATGGACTTCTTTTATAATAGGAGTAATGCTGATACGGCGGACGAGTGGTCAGGGACGACTCTTGTAATTGTTTTATGTTTTGGcacctttttttgtttctttattttcctttcaaaCTCATTGGTCATAGCTGCTGTAGTAAAAAACAAGAAGTTCCACTACCCCTTTTATTATTTGCTAGCCAACCTCGCTGCTGCAGATTTTTTTGCAGGTATCGCTTATGTATTTTTGATGTTCAACACTGGCCCAGTGTCAAGAACATTAAGTGTAAACAGATGGTTTTTGCGCCAGGGACTTTtggacacaagtttgacagcttCTCTGGCCAACTTACTGGTAATTGCTGTTGAGCGGCACATATCTATTGTGAAGATGAGGGTTCATAGTAATCTCACCAAGAAGAGGGTCACGTTTTTTATTTTGTTGATCTGGGCCATAGCGATTTTCATGGGCGCGGTGCCCACATTGGGCTGGAATTGCCTGTGCGACATTTCCACCTGCTCTTCTCTAGCTCCTATTTATAGCAGGAGTTATTTGATATTTTGGACAGTCTCCAATCTGGGAGTTTTCTTCATCATGGTTGTTGTATACATAAGAATCTACATGTATGTCCAGAGAAAAACAAATGTTTTGTCTCCGCATACTAGTGGATCCATTAGCCGCAGGAAAACTCCAATGAAACTTATGAAGACCGTCATGGCAGTGTTAG GTGCTTTTATTGTGTGCTGGACTCCTGGACTTGTAGTACTACTCCTTGATGGTTTGAATTGCACTCATTGTGAGGTTCAGAATGTGAAACGGTGGTTCCTTCTCCTAGCTCTGCTGAACTCTATCATGAATCCAATAATTTACTCTTACAAAGACGACGAGATGTCAAATACTATGAGGCGCATGATTTGTTGCTCATTTGAGGAGAGAAGCCAGGAGCGCCGGTCTTCAAGGATCCCCTCTGCGGTGCTCGGCAGGAGCATAGATTCCTCTAGTCAGTACTTG